From a single Lineus longissimus chromosome 16, tnLinLong1.2, whole genome shotgun sequence genomic region:
- the LOC135500362 gene encoding uncharacterized protein LOC135500362 — protein sequence MSTSDSMSTTSSHHEPGLAHKGLICTNCYDETMNLKVVGACKHAFCLFCVSTHLEDHPGGPGVFACPTCKIECPLPAQGIEGLVDVTGSDSDDEAADSGVPESTTESDKSFGDSSFESTDCRVCHHRGVSSTAENRCEDCDDLFLCENCSNVHNRKFESAGHVLSSLHAITEVIQDSGICLAHHERLKSYCRTCGQPVCHVCVMLDHVEHDTEKIGELVRTEVTDIRKKIDEGKQKIRHLDHAQKDVMATKEAILDWKQTMLRRIEKKAEDLITEITKQRDAMKQKIRGGFDIAEMSATILEIPEIQKTIKNCIGKSELLLTETTTHPIFYDRLVDAKEDLEIVLETEMETAHWERLKQPFPSFISSEQKIELGTVANTTFTSAETVPGMSWYFKTKEDHVISSVVNLGIDCFAIAAPSSPVRRTDTIEIRHSQRSVKLMKDKVHPAIDMAHTPGGKLATLTYGQTQGQGCIRLFDASRGYLRSIEGFAMDIPLSLSVNIQGQYMVLDQDAQAGPRISAVNAAGVIDRAHPLRNDKHGIRDISRVTCGGQFIYIMGENGVAAYAFNNGRFELKSSFTGHTWLHGLDDIAATVTDDVYLAYRHKIGRRREVFVVRILRNGGLPDWSYEPYLINEKVKKRTRLDVKNNTLILSDGNHYAVYMLK from the exons ATGTCGACCAGCGACAGCATGAGTACGACCAGTAGCCACCACGAGCCAGGCCTAGCCCACAAAGGCCTGATATGCACCAACTGCTACGACGAAACCATGAACCTTAAG GTTGTCGGAGCCTGCAAACACGCGTTCTGCCTCTTCTGCGTCTCCACTCACTTGGAGGACCATCCAGGAGGCCCCGGCGTCTTTGCCTGTCCCACATGTAAGATCGAATGCCCCTTGCCAGCCCAGGGCATCGAAGGCCTAGTCGATGTGACCGGATCCGACTCAGATGATGAGGCAGCGGACTCGGGAGTTCCGGAGAGTACGACAGAGAGTGATAAATCTTTTGGGGACAGCTCATTCGAATCAACGGACTGTCGCGTGTGTCATCACCGCGGCGTGAGCTCGACTGCTGAGAACCGGTGCGAGGACTGCGATGATCTGTTCCTCTGCGAGAACTGTAGCAACGTCCATAATAGGAAGTTCGAATCCGCTGGACATGTTTTGTCAAGTCTTCATGCTATCACTGAGGTGATCCAGGATAGTGGGATCTGTCTGGCCCATCACGAGCGCTTGAAAAGCTACTGTCGGACGTGCGGGCAGCCTGTCTGCCATGTGTGCGTGATGTTAGATCACGTGGAGCACGACACGGAGAAGATCGGCGAACTCGTTCGGACCGAAGTCACAGATATCCGCAAGAAGATCGACGAAGGGAAGCAAAAGATACGCCATCTTGATCACGCGCAGAAGGATGTCATGGCAACCAaggaggccatcttggattggaAGCAGACGATGTTGCGGCGAATTGAAAAGAAAGCTGAAGACCTGATAACAGAGATTACCAAGCAACGAGACGCCATGAAGCAGAAGATCAGAGGAGGGTTTGATATTGCCGAAATGTCGGCGACCATACTCGAGATCCCGGAGATTCAGAAGACGATTAAGAACTGCATCGGGAAGTCCGAGCTCTTGCTCACGGAGACCACTACCCACCCAATATTTTACGACAGGCTCGTCGACGCAAAGGAAGACTTGGAAATCGTTTTAGAGACGGAAATGGAGACAGCTCACTGGGAGAGGTTGAAACAGCCTTTTCCATCGTTCATTTCTAGTGAGCAGAAAATTGAGCTGGGCACTGTGGCCAATACCACTTTCACCTCTGCTgaaacggttccagggatgagCTGGTATTTCAAAACAAAGGAAGATCACGTGATCTCCAGCGTTGTCAACCTCGGCATTGACTGCTTTGCCATTGCAGCGCCATCGAGCCCTGTGCGGAGGACGGATACCATTGAGATCAGGCACAGCCAGCGCTCCGTCAAGCTGATGAAGGACAAGGTGCACCCAGCAATTGACATGGCCCACACCCCTGGCGGAAAGCTAGCCACGTTGACCTACGGGCAAACCCAAGGTCAAGGTTGTATCCGCTTGTTCGACGCCAGCAGAGGCTATCTGCGCTCGATTGAAGGTTTCGCTATGGACATCCCGCTCTCCCTGTCAGTGAACATTCAAGGACAGTACATGGTCCTCGACCAAGATGCCCAAGCCGGCCCGAGGATTTCCGCTGTCAACGCAGCAGGTGTAATAGACCGCGCGCACCCACTCCGCAACGATAAGCACGGGATTCGCGACATTTCAAGAGTCACTTGCGGGGGTCAGTTCATCTATATCATGGGTGAGAACGGTGTCGCCGCCTATGCTTTCAACAATGGGAGGTTCGAGTTGAAGTCGAGTTTCACGGGTCATACCTGGCTGCACGGGCTGGACGACATCGCTGCGACAGTCACTGACGATGTCTACTTGGCGTATCGACATAAGATCGGGAGGCGCCGGGAGGTGTTCGTGGTTCGCATCCTAAGAAATGGCGGCCTACCAGACTGGTCCTATGAACCCTACTTGATCAACGAGAaggtcaagaaaaggacaaGGTTAGACGTTAAGAATAACACTTTGATTCTGTCGGATGGAAATCACTATGCCGTCTATATGCTGAAGTAG